One Vicia villosa cultivar HV-30 ecotype Madison, WI linkage group LG5, Vvil1.0, whole genome shotgun sequence genomic window, atctatatgaagatgtcctttgaaagtatccaaggtatgcttagtcggaaccactcgttcagcgcgttttttggtactctcttgaagaattttgagagcattcccacacacgaaccagtctgggaaaggaggacttagagccacaccaaaatcagcacttggtagtggggggaattttggaggattgagtttgaaagccacttcataacgtagttctggtcgaacatacgagggcaatttcaacttatttagtttggcggaaaacttttcgcgcaaagtaactgcagcctcacgaacggtccgactaagatcatcaggcctatagatagtttcaaagaatttttgaaaagcttggatttctttaatatgagtggaagtacctttttggaagttctcctgcacatcattgaaagctgcagttagttcctgagcaaggctatcagcatcaaaaatttgagagctataatactctgtccaccattgatgaaaatctggtgtagagtaaaaagaaggttcaaaaggaataggagaaagattggtgacgtcaacgtatttgtcgattttttgttcacattcttcttcagtcaaatacaaagtgtggaaacacatatggttccttttctcatataagcacttgggtgttatttgagttagcccaaactgtctcgagaccaaatttggttgataacacatgaggatacattgaccctttgatggtcgaagacggtgggaaaataatcttggagtcagaaaggcttcccaaatttccatagattcagtttgttgatcctgagatgttggtggaaattttcgagtaaaccattcaggacctattgttctgtgtacaaatggggccatagaaggatcgaactggtcacgccgagcaaacatcatcgaatacgccaggaaatgttcatgaagctttcccatttcctcttttggagttaggtaagctaacctggtcccctctatagttcgatttttgattgtgctatcctcctcattgacatctcctcgaaagggaagatgagtttcgaatgtagcattaagccacagttgcaatagccagaaaggaccagcgtaaagtaaactaccagatttgaaattcttggtaaggtttgcagcttcactaaggttttcataaagagaccctagaagtagttggctgaggttgagctttttcccagcatgcaattgattagccatgcaaaggtaccttttcgcaacttggatagaccttgaacagaaggcacatcgtgaaagccataatgctagaaaagcaatatgctcttcatcagatactatcgcttcagtggtaatatgatgcttctggatgaatgccgtataagtgacttgagaatcgttaaaaccaatagtgtcattatccatttcattgggatcgaaggtttcaccagttggtcgaagtcctgtaatagcggccacgtcgaaaagcgtgggggtaaccattccacatgggagatggaaggtgttgtgagaagcatcccaaaaatgaaccgctgctactaacatgggttggctgtattctaaacccgttcttgacagttgaatcaaatcgtatattcctaatgttttccagaaggatcctttttgtttctctaccttttctagccaggcatagtacaagtcaggatctttggctaaagggattgacctaaacacttttacagaattggtcatatagtttaacctaattttggttaaagctaaaggggttgcggttgaagtttcctcaacattagcagatttgcctaaaggagagcgaccgtcttcatctatcttaactttgctaactaatggtctagtcttgtaataagcaggaaaaaatttattcacagattggatactttcactcggtaacggacccataaaggcaagagtttttccagagagttcaaagggaatgattacctgggaagcgtaaatagcgcgtatttcttcagtgttagggtttggaacgaactctcgttccccagaacgtgttgttgattggagcttcaaagcgggttgaagaacatttgaagatgaagccatggagaaatttttgattaaaagaacaagattctaaaaagagtgaagatgtttcaatttttcggtgaagaagatgaatgaaaggcggtatagaggCACAAGATcaaatatttaaaggtttaacggaaacctttttaaatcttttgggtaaagcccgagagacacgtggcggctggtgatttaatccaacggcggtcgaatgagttagcttcactcctagtatgtaggagtaatgatcaggaagtaaggttaaaacgtgggaatgtaagttatgagaagacatctttgaaaatgacaagacgtttcggaaacagtgttatcagtgattatgatgctagtcagcagtcttggaactttcaaggatcataaaaacgaaatcttataatgacaagaaacgcctatttctgttgattctcgaaacaggcatttattgggggcaatttgttagctgaagatttcgttttatattgtttgtccttcgaaggagttgagaatcgaaggaaagatggttactgatggccatcccttaaaaagtaaaagaatggctactgatggtcatgctttgaaaaataaagacttctaagttcgatgaagataagtgaacgctgaaagattaatgaaagcatatgtcttcgggacttag contains:
- the LOC131602827 gene encoding uncharacterized protein LOC131602827 — encoded protein: MANQLHAGKKLNLSQLLLGSLYENLSEAANLTKNFKSGSLLYAGPFWLLQLWLNATFETHLPFRGDVNEEDSTIKNRTIEGTRLAYLTPKEEMGKLHEHFLAYSMMFARRDQFDPSMAPFVHRTIGPEWFTRKFPPTSQDQQTESMEIWEAFLTPRLFSHRLRPSKGQCILMCYQPNLVSRQFGLTQITPKCLYEKRNHMCFHTLYLTEEECEQKIDKYVDVTNLSPIPFEPSFYSTPDFHQWWTEYYSSQIFDADSLAQELTAAFNDVQENFQKGTSTHIKEIQAFQKFFETIYRPDDLSRTVREAAVTLREKFSAKLNKLKLPSYVRPELRYEVAFKLNPPKFPPLPSADFGVALSPPFPDWFVCGNALKILQESTKKRAERVVPTKHTLDTFKGHLHIDLKHVRVLTPIPEGLD